Within Vicia villosa cultivar HV-30 ecotype Madison, WI linkage group LG1, Vvil1.0, whole genome shotgun sequence, the genomic segment TTAACAAACATAAGACATTTTAAGTTTTGCTCTTTAAGATCATAAAGTCTAATCTTATAggtgttgttcttcctctttccaTTGAATAGgatagagccatccttctgactaacaaCTTTACATGAGTTTAGATTAAAGataatatcataaccattgtcacttaattgacttatagaaAATAATTTATGCATTAATTCATCAACATGCAAAACATTAGTAATAAAGGGTAGAGAACCATTACCAACTGTTCTGGACCTTATGATGTTCCCTTTCTAATCACCTCTAAAACCTATGACGCCTTCAGGCTTAAGTTCCAGCCTTTGGAAAATATGCCTTCTTCccatcatgtgtcgcgagcaacCAGAGTCTAGGTACTATGACTGTTGTCTTaactttgctgctaaggatatctgcaacatagaTTATCTTGTTCTTAGGTACCcataacttcttgggtcctttcttgttggTGTTCCTAGAGTTTTTGACAACTTTGGGTTTAGGAGCAGAATAAACATATTTGAAGAATTAAAATGACAAGGTGTAGCTATTGGTTTTGCCTTGGGTTTAGGAGGAGGTTTTTCCTTAGGCACAAAACTAGCAGAAACAAAATGAGAATGAAGCACATTTGGTTTATCGTCTTTTTCAGAATCAGATTCTTCATCTGAATCATAACCAATGCCTCAGGTCTCGTTTATGCTAACGCCATAGATCATCGAAGCCATAATGCTTATACCTAGGGTTCTAAGTATAAATTTATGAAAATACTTGTCATACTTCTTTATGACATCACCAATACTCTTAGAACTCATACTTTTGAGAACAGAGTTTTCATCCTTAAggaaaaaatttcttttttcaaGATGGAGAATTCTTCCTTAGGCTTAATGTGTTCTTCAGCAACAGATTCATAGACCTTTTTCAGTTCcttgaatttgatatgaagttCCTGATGTAATGGTCTGACTCTTTGCACTCGTAGCAAGTAACACCTTTTTTGCTACCAGACTTCTTTAGTCCAGAAGTAGATTCGAAGCGACCACCTCTCCTTCTTGCTCCTCTGAACTTGTTGCATTGCTTCCTCTTCTTGAGTTGGTTGACCCTTCTGGAAAGAATCAATagctcatcttcatcttcattagAATCTTCTTATGATTCTTCCTCCTCTTAAGCTTGAAGAGCTTTAGTCTTCTCAGACTTTCTGGCACACTTTAGAGCAACTGGTTTTCCTTTCTTACGGGGTTCATCTTGTTCCAGCTCTATTTTATGACTTATTAAAGAACTAACAAGTTCCTTAAGATAAGTGTTGTTCAAATCTTTGGCAAGTTTGAGTGCAGTTACCATCAGTCTCCATCTAGTTGGCAAGcttatgataatcttcttcacgtGATCTAAAGTAGAATACCTTTTGTTCAGAACCTTTAGTCCTGAAAGAAGAGTTTGATACCTTGAGAACATGTTCTCAACAGTCTCAccatcttccatcttgaaggcttcatacttttgaATCAAGGAAATCACCTTGGTCTCCTTTGCTTGAGCgttaccctcatgagtcattctaaaaaatcaaatatagacTTAGCAGAGTCTTTATTTGTTATCTTTTCATACTTAGTATCAGAAATCTCATTCAATAGAATGATTCTTGCTTTATGATGATTCTTATACTCCTTCTTTTGTTGATCGTTCATACTTCTTCTTTCGATCTTGTTTCAACTAGCATCCACAAGATATCTGTAGCCATCTACAACCATATCCCATAAATCAACATCATAGCTTAGAAAGAAACTTTATATTCTATCTTTCCAGAAATCAAATATTTCTCCATCAAATATTGTAGGTTTGGTATTGTAATGATCTCTTTCATTGATAACTGGTGGCAGTGGATGTGGAACAGCCATTGTGTTTCATAGAAAAAATCTAGATCTTTATCTGACAAGGTTAAGTGTTTGATAAACCAATGCCAGAACTGGAGGTCTGATGCCAATTTGAAGGTGCGTGAATCACAAGAAAGGAGGAGGGGGTATGAATTGGGTGTCAAGGTTTAAAAAAATTCTTCccaagttaaaaaaaaaagaacacaagaacaaaaataaatgatacaattatttttatcctggttcactgttaacgaagttaATCCAGTCCATCCGCCAAGGTAATTTTGCCTTCTAAaaaaggtcttaatccactataaccaaactgattatagAACCACCACAAAGATCAACTGTCAGTGTTGCAAACCACAAAGACTACccgtcaatgtcttcttgagtAATCTGACTATACCCCTGTATCAAGGTACTATCCACTTACAAGTTGAAATACAAAGAGTTGTGTTTACAGAGTTGATTCTTGAATGCATATTACACAAATTTGAATacaatcaaaaacacaaaagtgtTTAACAAGTATATGAATAAAAGCTCACTTGCTGCAAGTTAATCAAACAAAACTTCACTTGCTTTTACAAAACTAAACATAAAATTTATCAGAGAGATTTGAGCAGCGTAAGTTTTATTCGGAGAAATTCTTCTTATCTTTAATATTTCAGGTCTTCCTTTTATAGCTAAAAAGAAGTCCATTGAAGGGTAGAACGGGAATGCTTAATTCTAGCTGTGTTATCCACAAAGGTCAATGATTGAGTGGTCGACAACATAGTACTATAGTACAGTCCTTGCACCACCTTATCCGGGTAATGGAAACATATGTACCTCGTAGTATTTCCTCACGTAAACCaattttgatcttatcttctaatcttcGAAGGCTTCCGATAGTTGATGATGAAGCATGCTTAGAAGAACCAAAATTTGAATCTTTAGGATCtaagtctttagagtcttcaaaatTTGTTCATCcaaaccttgtcttcagagtcttcagcacttgatcTTCGCAATCTATGTCTTCCaaatcttcagaacttgttcttcTAGAACCTTGTCTTCATGATCTTTAGAACTTGGACAATAGAATCTCAGAGCTAAATGAGTCTCTAGAAGCTCTTACACTAGAGTCACGATCAGAAGCTCTATCACCAACGTTCATCATAATAGTTGTTATAGAAGCATTCTATAACTTGACTGAGTTTTTGTAAACGCCAATGGTTTTTTCCAGAGTCAGAGTGTGTTGAGTCCATAACCTAATAACATAACACGCCTTATCTTCAGAGTCAGAACCTGTTAGAAAAAGCTACACACTAGATAGAAACCGTTAGAATACTAAATTATTCTCTAAGATATCTTCTAATGTTGTCATCAAAACATAAGGCCAGATGcaaaaccaaatcttgttcttacaaagTATTATTTAAAATGTTCTATAAATTTCGCTGCGAtgtgtttgagttgtgaaaatgtTTTAGGCTGAGAATGTGTGACACCCTATAGGTGAAAGTAAGCTCTGATTATTTTATAAAATGTGCGTTGGGGAATTAGGGCGTTACATCCACCACCTTTAGTGTGTGACCTTTTCATGCATAAGCAATTATTGATATAATAATGAGCCGAATTTGTAACATTTCGTGAGTTAATATTGTAAATTCAATATGCTACCTTATACATATAAATAGAGTGTTAACCATGAATAGAAAatcaagttgaattttgttaaacaaACACATTGTGTGAATTTGAGAGCTTTGCTCCTTTAGTTTTGGATTGTACAATTTTTTTGATCTTATGAAGCAACCAAGTTTCTCGTGGTGATCTTAATTAAATCTTATCATTCTTTCTTATTCATAGAAAGAGTGTGACACCCAATTTCTACTCATTTCAATCATGTTCGTTCTTAATTTTAGTTTGTTTTAATTCTGCATAATTTCAAACATTACTTATAAATTCGTGAATCCTACTCTATCTTATCACCATAAATCACAAGTTTCATAAGTTTAACAAAGTATGAGAAAAATGACAGAATTTCAAATTGGTTAGCCATCAGTCTCTGTGTTAGCATGATCATCCACCTTTATATCAATTTGAGCCTCCACATCCATGCCAGTCTGAGTCTATTTATCTTCCTAAGGTGTTGTCTCTTCATCCAAAAGAAACTTACTTTTAAAAGTTcggtaaaagaaagaaaaaaaaagggaaattaCACAACTTTTTTTTGAAAGGAACGGTATAaatgtgattttttatttttttaaccaaAGAAAATTTTTGGTGGTGCTGTAAAAACTCTTTTGGTAATGTTGACCCGTAAAAGCCCTTGGACACAGCATTTACACTCCAAAAAAACCCAAAAAGAAAGTGACGATCCTAACAAACTAACCATAACAATCGCGTTTCTAAGATGATGACGTCGACTACGATAACACGTTATCATCCTCCTTACCCTCTTCTTCTTCACAATCCATCACCATTCGCAACTCTCACTTTTCCACCACCACACTCACCTCATGTTCGAACATTCTCACTACCCAAAACGCTGTCGTGTCACCTCTCTCCATCACACAACACCACTACACCATTGCTCACCAAAATTCACTCCAAACCCTTACATTTTGCTCTATCCGGCGCTCTCTCACTTTGCTTATTACTCGGAGGTACTATTCATTACTCAACCTtcatttcttttttgctttttttaatttctgtactgcaaaataaattgaaaattgttGAAATTGGTAGGGGCTGAAATTGCCCAGGCAGCAAAAGTTGGTGTTAACAAGCCAGAATTGCTTCCTAAAGAGTTTACTACAGTCATTGATGTTGCCGGATTTCTCACCGATGGTCAGGTATTATGAAGGAAAGATTTGAATTGATATATTTCAGCTTCTGGTATAAGTGCTTATGGCATAAGTGCTTCTGGTATAACTGCTTACGGATTTCTACCTGACTGTAGCGGTTATCGCGACAGCTATTTAAAACCTGGCTAATGATGGTTGCTCTTGAAGGAATGTTAATGATGTTAAATTGATCATTCAATTTCAGGAGAAAAGACTAGCTCAAGAGATTTCTGCTCTTGAAAAAGATACTGGATACAAGTTGAGAGTCTTGGCCCAGAACTATCCCGTTACTCCAGGTTTATGATCACAGTCTTAGCACACTTTAAGGGCTCACTTGAGGTTATGATTAATGAAGTGAAAATTGAAAGCTGAAATTATGTATTGTTATTATGCAGGTTTGGCTGTCAAAGATTTTTGGCAAGTAGATGACAGTACAGTTGTTTTTGTTGCTGATCCCACATTTGGTAAAGAATCTATGTGACTGACTACTTGCCTATATTTGATTTTGCATATAGAGTTAATTTAACTCCAAGTCGAAATAACAGTAATATTAAGGAGTTTTTTTGATGTTGATCAGGCAATATACTGAATTTCAATGTTGGTGCTTCAGTTGATTTGGACATCCCGCGTAGTTTTTGGAGTCGTTTGGCAGGCAAGTATGGGAACATTTTCTATTGGAGGGAGAAGGTAAGCTCTACTTTCTTTAGGTCTCTATATAAAGCGAGCAACTCGTCTTAGATGCATAGCAGATCATTAATGGCTGTAATAACAATCCTTGGTTTAATACGAAATGAAACAGGGGGAAGATGCATCTATTGAATCAGCAGTTATGGCAATTTCTAATTGCTTGAGAGAACCAGTTGGGCCTAATAACTGTTCTGAGGTGAAATGATTTCTTTCACTATAATGATTTCGTCATCTGTTAATCCTCCTAGGTGAGTTTAAGAATCTTGTGTACTTCTATGTTAATACATATGGGATCATGATGCAGTGTATTTAAACTtccttgtatacataagagatGTAAGAAATTGTACATCATTGTAATTTGTTAATTAATAAACAAACTACGGTTTCTTAGTTTAGATGATGCAGTGTATTTAAACTAACAGAGTATTCATCTTAGGTA encodes:
- the LOC131644620 gene encoding thylakoid lumenal 15.0 kDa protein 2, chloroplastic, which codes for MMTSTTITRYHPPYPLLLHNPSPFATLTFPPPHSPHVRTFSLPKTLSCHLSPSHNTTTPLLTKIHSKPLHFALSGALSLCLLLGGAEIAQAAKVGVNKPELLPKEFTTVIDVAGFLTDGQEKRLAQEISALEKDTGYKLRVLAQNYPVTPGLAVKDFWQVDDSTVVFVADPTFGNILNFNVGASVDLDIPRSFWSRLAGKYGNIFYWREKGEDASIESAVMAISNCLREPVGPNNCSEVK